One window of Akkermansia biwaensis genomic DNA carries:
- a CDS encoding response regulator transcription factor: MATILIAEDDHAISDLVAYNLERAGHVPLAAYDGLTALEVARRDKPDLILLDQMMPGMDGHGVLRELRRDSRTQGIPVIFLTAKAQAEDRIQGLELGADDYVTKPFSPKELVLRVASVLKRCEHTPGSVIAEYGPFTFDKNALKFYIDKEEVDLTATEFKLMVYMIEREGQTLNRNDLLSCVWGYSHQAQSRTLDTHMKRLRQKLAPYADCIETVRSIGYRFLLPGRRPRQEPA, from the coding sequence ATGGCAACCATCCTTATCGCTGAAGACGATCACGCCATTTCGGACCTCGTCGCCTACAACCTGGAACGTGCCGGACACGTCCCTCTGGCGGCCTACGACGGCCTGACGGCCCTGGAAGTGGCCCGCAGGGACAAGCCGGACCTCATCCTGCTGGACCAGATGATGCCGGGCATGGACGGGCACGGCGTGCTCCGGGAACTGCGCCGCGACAGCCGCACCCAGGGCATTCCCGTCATCTTCCTGACTGCCAAGGCACAGGCGGAAGACCGCATTCAGGGGCTGGAACTGGGAGCGGACGACTATGTGACCAAACCATTCAGCCCCAAGGAGCTTGTTCTGCGCGTGGCCAGCGTGCTGAAGCGGTGCGAACACACGCCGGGCAGCGTCATCGCGGAGTACGGCCCCTTCACTTTTGACAAAAACGCCCTGAAATTCTACATCGACAAGGAAGAAGTGGATCTGACGGCCACGGAATTCAAGCTCATGGTGTACATGATCGAGCGCGAGGGGCAGACCCTGAACCGCAACGACCTGCTCAGCTGCGTGTGGGGGTACAGCCACCAGGCCCAGAGCCGCACATTGGACACGCACATGAAGCGGCTGCGCCAGAAGCTGGCCCCGTATGCGGACTGCATTGAAACCGTCCGCAGCATCGGCTACCGCTTCCTCCTGCCCGGACGCCGTCCTCGGCAGGAGCCTGCCTAA
- the ilvD gene encoding dihydroxy-acid dehydratase, producing the protein MRSDKVKAGFERAPHRSLMRATGMTDEDLSRPFIAICNSFNEVIPGHVHLNKVAALIKEEVRKAGGTPVEFNLPGVCDGIAMGHGGMKFSLASRELIADSVETMLSAHAFDAMICIPNCDKIVPGMIMGALRCNIPTIFCSGGPMAAGMAEDGAVLDLNSVFEAVARFKAGKINEAELHSLECRACPGAGSCSGMFTANSMNCLSEVIGLALPGNGSLLATSEERKEFWKQTARRAVEMAKADGPLPRDIVTRDAIDNAFAIDMAMGGSSNTVLHTLAIAREAGVEYDLQRINDISRRTPNICKVAPSSRFHMQDVLRAGGVSAIIHEIARIPGSLHLDAMTVSGKTLGETVEGCGITDETVIHPLENAYSKDGGLAILFGNLAEEGAVVKKAGVHPDMMSFRGPAVIFESQEDACEGILAGKVKSGDVVVIRNEGPKGGPGMQEMLAPTSYIMGQGLGAEVALITDGRFSGATHGACIGHISPEAAEGGLIGLLKDGDIIEYSIPDRTLNACLTEDEIARRRAEWKPTYNKVSSSWLSRYRKLATNASRGAVLQSGE; encoded by the coding sequence ATGCGAAGCGATAAAGTTAAAGCAGGTTTCGAGCGTGCGCCGCACCGCAGTCTGATGCGCGCCACAGGGATGACGGATGAGGATTTGAGCCGTCCGTTCATCGCCATTTGCAATTCTTTCAATGAAGTGATTCCGGGCCATGTCCATCTGAACAAGGTAGCCGCGCTGATTAAGGAGGAAGTGCGCAAGGCGGGGGGCACCCCCGTGGAATTCAACCTGCCCGGCGTCTGTGACGGCATCGCCATGGGGCACGGCGGCATGAAGTTTTCCCTGGCCAGCCGCGAACTGATTGCGGACAGCGTGGAGACGATGCTCAGCGCCCATGCGTTTGATGCCATGATCTGCATCCCGAATTGCGACAAAATCGTTCCCGGCATGATCATGGGCGCCCTGCGCTGCAATATCCCCACCATTTTCTGCAGCGGCGGCCCGATGGCAGCGGGCATGGCGGAAGACGGCGCCGTGCTGGACCTGAACAGCGTGTTTGAAGCCGTGGCCCGTTTCAAGGCGGGCAAGATCAATGAGGCGGAACTTCATTCCCTGGAATGCCGCGCGTGTCCTGGCGCAGGTTCCTGTTCCGGCATGTTCACGGCCAATTCCATGAATTGCCTGAGCGAGGTGATCGGGCTGGCCCTCCCCGGCAACGGCTCCCTGCTGGCGACGTCCGAGGAGCGCAAGGAGTTCTGGAAGCAGACCGCGCGCCGCGCCGTGGAAATGGCGAAGGCGGACGGCCCCCTGCCGAGGGACATCGTGACCCGTGACGCCATTGACAACGCCTTTGCGATCGACATGGCCATGGGCGGCAGTTCCAACACCGTGCTTCATACGCTGGCCATCGCCCGGGAAGCGGGCGTGGAGTATGACCTCCAGCGCATCAACGACATTTCCCGCCGCACTCCGAACATCTGCAAGGTGGCGCCTTCCTCCCGCTTCCATATGCAGGACGTGCTGCGCGCCGGCGGCGTGAGCGCCATCATCCATGAGATCGCCAGGATTCCCGGCTCCCTCCATCTGGATGCCATGACCGTCAGCGGCAAGACGCTGGGAGAAACCGTGGAAGGATGCGGAATCACGGATGAAACCGTGATTCACCCGCTGGAAAACGCCTATTCCAAAGACGGCGGCCTGGCCATCCTGTTCGGCAATCTGGCGGAAGAAGGCGCGGTTGTGAAAAAGGCCGGGGTGCACCCGGACATGATGAGCTTCCGCGGGCCTGCCGTGATTTTCGAGTCCCAGGAAGACGCCTGTGAAGGCATCCTTGCCGGGAAGGTGAAGTCCGGCGACGTGGTTGTCATCCGCAATGAAGGGCCCAAGGGCGGCCCCGGCATGCAGGAGATGCTGGCGCCCACTTCCTACATCATGGGGCAGGGCCTGGGCGCGGAAGTGGCGCTCATCACGGACGGCCGTTTTTCCGGAGCCACGCACGGCGCCTGCATCGGCCATATCTCCCCGGAAGCTGCGGAAGGCGGCCTCATCGGCCTGCTGAAGGACGGGGATATCATTGAGTATTCCATTCCGGACCGCACGCTGAACGCCTGTCTCACGGAGGATGAGATCGCACGCCGCCGTGCGGAGTGGAAGCCCACGTACAACAAAGTTTCCTCCTCCTGGCTCAGCCGTTACCGCAAGCTGGCCACCAACGCCAGCCGCGGCGCCGTTCTCCAGAGCGGTGAATAA
- a CDS encoding autotransporter outer membrane beta-barrel domain-containing protein, protein MNPRLPLPLRRALLTAMCALGCQAFAAEEYTASNLEEFQEAWNQLADGDTLRITGTIDFQGTDLTALPADARITLASDGHGTVSNFNYGDMSAVSMQNVNVRGEGTVRVGSMTDGMLSGTDESGIILSIESGSTLDGTWLLLENNKLVAGDGVFLDGNNVTTGHSTSIETRIDPETGAFISTVVTNTPGEIAMELGKDVQIDEMDLSMNDGVRGKIISHGDISLSDSTLISTGAVNTTSVYEDEDSKTLIGKSESVGATGGIDFSAGAVTMTDTDLSTAGDGDLYTGGDILLGDGSDISATDRAEITTGALVLTSGISIQDNQGRYQPGTSIQESMGLYGDIFIGSNSSIENYDLDAEGSIFIGNGAELTSVTLDAISVELDSVSIFEKEDGTRTVYMTTAVGDQATVSIGDHSTLNDVDIYAEGGDIYIGSNTTITGDNDLSGSQMADIWAADTVGDIDDEGVSTRGTISFEGTLKQNADGDYVLASGEYSEGTYGGSIVIGNNVTLTMTTVAAENTITLGDNVTYQGTEDASVYHMSAFSDSDNSLIQASIRDTDENGNILNGTVTITERENKITTGRNNTFMNSTAPGRSAAMDISRGGALYAHGDIVIGENNRFIDNSASGSGGAVFAQNNIAETMAYVDGERTSKLTTEVLDIVVGNGSVFSGNRAGANGGAIASELTTNLAWQEGDNVDDLFENEGANIWLGKNTVFTDNTAGSLGGAIHLMEDRLLVIGSGSFFDGNMAGGEANDIFAEDGATIVVNTDADATTLINSGISDADYFTLDDDPEWIRGSASLVQLGGGNLLYGGRDQEDNGFGGDFLQYSGAGSLIVGHVAEIDNELVVEGAQLGVEDLTDYEINGKGIILTDNSTLAGDTLKLNGNAVVEVGEGSSLLLNDITFNGNSSVKLWHIDEAGNGRDLTHTASGISSVDNVTITGADAAGLPLFNSAFVSTTAAANEDGTIRLSQNMKGVASPMQGYSGNVSGVAAGMEQARMNVRDGSAAHRFFENLLGTSSADAAAAMIQSVSGETVVNAAWASNDALKGFASLVRTQGALSAAQGLNSPAARPVQAVDAKGSPIAMAPVASGRGSVWVGGLGSWTDQNARHGIDGYKYDAGGYAVGADFKFSSSALVGMAVGQSFGTFQDKGGFSSYDADSFMVMAYGRYTPSRNKKLTLDGYAAFGTTSFDGNARVADTSAHGEFDAGSFGAAVYATWTEELANKLVIAPFAGLEFMTGKTDSFTESGDLARTFSGARAQNWTLPAGITVSRTFTAGTKTTLTPGITVAVAQDLSRINPKGTVGSDLGSWTARGVNKGRTALRVSAGVSATFGSRWGARIGYSLESRAGLTAQGINGSVSYSF, encoded by the coding sequence ATGAATCCTCGTTTACCACTACCTCTGCGCCGGGCTTTACTGACAGCCATGTGCGCCCTCGGCTGCCAAGCTTTCGCAGCCGAAGAATATACCGCTTCCAATCTGGAAGAATTTCAGGAAGCCTGGAACCAGCTTGCTGATGGAGATACGCTCAGGATCACCGGAACCATTGACTTTCAGGGAACGGACCTGACGGCATTGCCCGCAGACGCCCGCATCACCCTTGCCTCGGACGGCCATGGCACCGTCTCCAATTTCAACTACGGGGACATGTCCGCAGTCTCCATGCAGAATGTGAATGTAAGAGGAGAGGGAACCGTCCGGGTCGGCAGCATGACGGACGGCATGCTCAGCGGAACGGATGAAAGTGGAATCATCCTTTCCATAGAAAGCGGCTCCACCCTGGACGGCACATGGTTGTTACTGGAAAACAACAAGCTGGTAGCGGGAGACGGCGTCTTTCTTGACGGAAACAATGTCACCACCGGACATTCCACCTCCATAGAGACAAGAATCGACCCCGAAACGGGAGCCTTCATCTCCACGGTTGTCACCAATACTCCAGGAGAAATTGCCATGGAACTGGGAAAGGATGTCCAGATCGACGAAATGGACTTGTCCATGAACGACGGCGTCCGCGGTAAAATTATCTCCCATGGAGATATTTCCCTGTCCGATTCCACTCTCATCTCCACTGGGGCCGTCAACACGACATCCGTTTATGAAGACGAAGATTCCAAAACCCTGATCGGCAAGTCGGAATCCGTGGGAGCCACGGGGGGCATCGATTTCAGTGCCGGCGCCGTTACGATGACTGATACCGACCTGAGTACGGCAGGAGACGGCGACCTCTATACCGGCGGCGACATTCTCCTGGGAGACGGCAGCGACATTTCCGCCACGGACCGGGCGGAAATCACCACGGGAGCCCTGGTGCTCACGTCCGGCATTTCCATCCAGGACAACCAGGGCCGCTACCAGCCCGGAACCAGCATTCAGGAATCCATGGGTTTGTACGGCGACATATTCATCGGCAGCAACAGCTCCATCGAAAATTATGATCTGGATGCCGAAGGCTCCATCTTCATAGGAAATGGCGCGGAACTGACCTCTGTCACGCTGGACGCCATTTCCGTGGAACTGGATTCCGTCTCCATCTTTGAAAAGGAAGACGGCACCCGGACCGTATACATGACCACTGCCGTGGGCGACCAGGCCACTGTCTCCATCGGCGACCATTCCACCCTGAATGACGTGGACATTTACGCAGAGGGCGGAGACATCTACATTGGCAGCAACACCACCATCACCGGGGACAACGACCTTTCCGGCAGCCAGATGGCCGACATCTGGGCAGCGGATACGGTGGGAGACATCGACGATGAAGGCGTTTCCACCCGCGGGACCATTTCCTTTGAAGGAACGCTCAAGCAGAATGCGGACGGCGACTACGTTCTGGCCTCCGGAGAATACAGCGAAGGCACCTACGGGGGCAGCATCGTCATCGGCAACAACGTCACCCTGACCATGACCACCGTCGCGGCGGAAAATACCATCACGCTGGGTGACAACGTCACCTACCAGGGAACGGAAGATGCCTCCGTTTACCACATGAGCGCCTTCAGCGACTCGGACAACAGCCTCATCCAGGCCAGCATCAGGGACACGGATGAAAACGGAAACATCCTCAACGGGACCGTCACCATTACGGAGCGTGAGAACAAAATCACCACGGGCCGCAACAATACGTTCATGAACAGCACGGCTCCGGGCAGGTCCGCCGCCATGGATATTTCCAGAGGGGGAGCCCTGTATGCGCATGGAGACATCGTGATCGGAGAAAACAACCGTTTCATTGACAACTCGGCCTCCGGGTCCGGGGGAGCCGTTTTCGCCCAGAACAACATTGCCGAGACAATGGCCTACGTTGACGGGGAACGGACCTCCAAACTGACCACGGAAGTTCTGGACATCGTCGTAGGCAACGGTTCCGTCTTCTCCGGTAACCGGGCCGGAGCCAACGGAGGCGCCATCGCCTCCGAACTGACGACCAACCTTGCCTGGCAGGAAGGCGACAATGTGGACGACCTTTTCGAAAACGAAGGGGCCAATATCTGGCTCGGTAAAAACACGGTTTTCACGGATAATACCGCTGGCAGCCTTGGCGGCGCCATTCACCTGATGGAAGACCGCCTTCTGGTCATCGGCTCCGGTTCCTTTTTCGACGGCAACATGGCGGGAGGTGAAGCCAATGACATTTTTGCCGAAGACGGAGCTACCATCGTAGTCAATACCGACGCGGACGCAACCACCCTCATCAATAGCGGCATTTCCGACGCCGACTATTTCACCCTGGATGACGATCCGGAATGGATCCGCGGCTCCGCCAGCCTGGTCCAGCTGGGAGGCGGCAACCTGCTCTATGGCGGCAGGGACCAGGAAGACAACGGATTCGGCGGCGACTTCCTCCAGTATTCCGGAGCCGGTTCCCTGATCGTGGGCCATGTGGCCGAAATTGACAACGAACTTGTCGTGGAAGGTGCCCAACTGGGCGTTGAAGACCTGACGGACTATGAAATCAACGGCAAGGGCATCATCCTGACGGACAACTCCACCCTGGCCGGCGATACTCTGAAACTCAACGGGAATGCCGTGGTGGAAGTGGGGGAAGGCTCCTCCCTGCTGCTCAACGACATCACGTTCAACGGCAATTCCTCCGTCAAGCTCTGGCACATTGACGAAGCGGGCAATGGACGGGATCTTACCCACACGGCCTCCGGCATCTCATCCGTGGACAACGTTACCATTACCGGGGCGGATGCGGCCGGGCTGCCCCTGTTCAACTCCGCCTTCGTTTCCACAACGGCCGCCGCCAATGAGGACGGCACCATCCGGCTGTCCCAGAACATGAAGGGCGTGGCTTCTCCCATGCAGGGATATTCCGGCAACGTTTCCGGAGTGGCGGCAGGCATGGAGCAGGCCCGGATGAACGTGCGGGACGGCTCCGCCGCCCACAGGTTCTTTGAAAACCTGCTGGGAACCTCCAGCGCGGATGCCGCGGCAGCCATGATCCAGTCTGTCAGCGGAGAAACCGTGGTCAATGCGGCCTGGGCCTCCAATGACGCCCTCAAGGGCTTTGCGTCCCTCGTCCGGACGCAGGGGGCACTTTCCGCAGCCCAGGGTCTGAACAGCCCGGCTGCCAGGCCCGTGCAGGCCGTGGATGCCAAGGGTTCCCCCATCGCCATGGCTCCCGTAGCCTCCGGCCGCGGCTCCGTATGGGTTGGCGGACTGGGCTCCTGGACGGACCAGAACGCCCGCCACGGTATTGACGGGTACAAGTACGATGCGGGCGGCTATGCCGTCGGCGCGGACTTCAAGTTCTCCTCTTCCGCCCTGGTGGGGATGGCCGTCGGCCAATCCTTCGGCACTTTCCAGGACAAGGGAGGCTTCTCCAGCTATGATGCGGATTCCTTCATGGTCATGGCCTACGGCCGCTATACTCCCTCCCGGAACAAGAAACTGACCCTGGACGGATACGCCGCCTTCGGCACCACCTCCTTTGACGGAAACGCCCGCGTAGCGGATACCTCCGCCCATGGGGAGTTTGACGCGGGCTCCTTCGGAGCGGCCGTTTACGCCACCTGGACGGAAGAGCTGGCGAACAAGCTGGTCATCGCACCCTTTGCCGGGCTGGAATTCATGACCGGGAAGACGGACAGCTTCACTGAAAGCGGCGACCTGGCACGCACCTTCAGCGGAGCCCGCGCCCAGAACTGGACTCTGCCCGCAGGCATTACCGTGTCCCGCACCTTTACCGCAGGCACCAAAACCACGCTAACACCCGGAATCACGGTGGCCGTGGCACAGGACCTCAGCCGCATCAATCCCAAGGGCACGGTCGGCAGCGATCTGGGGTCCTGGACGGCACGCGGCGTCAACAAGGGACGCACGGCCCTGCGCGTCAGCGCAGGAGTCAGCGCCACCTTCGGCAGCCGCTGGGGCGCCCGCATCGGGTACTCCCTGGAAAGCCGCGCCGGCCTGACAGCCCAGGGTATCAACGGTTCCGTCAGCTACTCGTTCTAA
- a CDS encoding tyrosine-type recombinase/integrase — protein MREHVENRAEYLAAEMLLKGSGLNMVEAATLALELVQRCGGSRCSMRRARKAIELGAEELKNGEQTVSFAAAVDETLKVKCGRRPTTLRDIRYFTGALMRRCPELKNFPVRKLTPQHCSRFLESAFSSGRQRYKARAVMSGILSLSLRRGWCRQNPLLRVDAPSFREQVIAVLNPEEIKCLRNAAESPEFRDCAPAVWIMMYAGIRPGEVARLRWCDVDMEERVISVRPLASKTGGARHVTVQPVLERLLTGYGIPEGNRPLCPPNWPLRWRRFRKEAGWGSGGRFRAWRPDVLRHTYASYHAKWFRDFPLLQMEMGHRSSTLLRARYLNMEGVSREGAALFWEVPEKEELHG, from the coding sequence ATGAGGGAACATGTCGAAAATCGCGCCGAATATTTGGCGGCGGAAATGTTGTTGAAAGGGAGCGGGCTGAATATGGTGGAGGCGGCTACCCTGGCTCTGGAGCTGGTGCAGCGCTGCGGCGGTTCCCGATGCAGCATGCGCCGCGCCAGAAAGGCCATTGAGCTGGGAGCGGAGGAACTGAAAAACGGAGAACAGACGGTATCCTTTGCGGCCGCGGTGGATGAAACGCTGAAAGTGAAGTGCGGCCGGCGCCCCACAACCTTGCGGGATATCAGGTACTTTACCGGCGCGCTGATGCGCAGATGCCCGGAATTAAAGAACTTCCCGGTCAGGAAACTGACCCCGCAACATTGTTCGCGTTTTCTTGAATCCGCCTTTTCTTCCGGCAGGCAGCGCTACAAGGCGCGGGCAGTGATGAGCGGAATTCTGAGTCTTTCCCTGCGGCGCGGGTGGTGCAGGCAAAATCCTCTGCTGCGCGTGGATGCCCCTTCCTTCCGTGAGCAGGTCATTGCCGTACTGAATCCTGAGGAGATAAAATGCCTGAGGAACGCAGCGGAATCTCCCGAATTCCGTGATTGCGCTCCTGCTGTCTGGATCATGATGTATGCCGGAATCCGTCCGGGGGAGGTGGCCCGCCTCCGGTGGTGCGATGTGGATATGGAAGAAAGGGTGATTTCCGTAAGACCGTTGGCGAGCAAGACGGGCGGCGCGCGCCATGTTACCGTTCAGCCCGTTCTGGAACGGCTTTTGACAGGGTATGGCATTCCGGAGGGGAACAGGCCTTTATGCCCGCCGAACTGGCCTTTGCGCTGGCGGCGATTCAGGAAGGAAGCAGGGTGGGGGAGCGGCGGCAGGTTCCGGGCATGGAGGCCGGACGTTCTGAGGCATACTTACGCTTCCTACCATGCCAAATGGTTCAGGGATTTTCCCCTTCTTCAGATGGAAATGGGGCACCGTTCCTCCACCCTGCTGCGCGCACGGTACTTGAATATGGAGGGAGTAAGCCGTGAGGGGGCGGCCCTGTTCTGGGAAGTGCCGGAAAAGGAGGAACTCCATGGATAG
- a CDS encoding uracil-DNA glycosylase encodes MTSTPNSLFRHYLDSLIQRGTTRASLTEEARDVLRTWYLTAKKGGRAHSPSSPSSPSSPSSPSSPSSPSSPSSPSSPSSPSPRPEPEPVKTPPPGTAPELFPEERKPSSSITLPEGTMEDKLQYLRDLAQNWKPARDLNSLRDTMVFATGNPHTQLMLIGEAPGYYEEVQREPFVGRAGEKLNQILKAMGLSRDMVYISNIVKFRPALPNQRTNNRAPTPEEIEACLPIIMHEIQVIQPKMIIALGGTAAVGLLGEQGSVSSMRGRFHDLNGIPVRVTYHPSYLLRSDNPREKRKVWEDMLAVMERMGMPVSEKQRGYFLPRE; translated from the coding sequence ATGACCTCCACGCCGAACAGCCTTTTCCGCCATTACCTCGATTCCCTGATCCAAAGGGGAACCACACGCGCCAGCCTGACGGAGGAGGCCCGGGACGTCCTGAGAACGTGGTACCTGACCGCCAAAAAGGGAGGCCGCGCACATTCCCCGTCTTCCCCGTCTTCCCCGTCTTCCCCGTCTTCCCCGTCTTCCCCGTCTTCCCCGTCTTCCCCGTCTTCCCCGTCTTCCCCGTCTTCCCCGTCTCCGCGACCAGAACCGGAACCCGTAAAAACACCGCCCCCGGGCACAGCTCCGGAGCTTTTCCCGGAAGAGCGGAAACCGTCTTCCTCCATCACGCTCCCGGAAGGAACGATGGAAGACAAGCTGCAATACCTCAGGGATCTGGCACAAAACTGGAAACCTGCACGGGACCTCAACTCCCTGCGGGACACGATGGTCTTCGCCACGGGCAATCCCCATACGCAGCTCATGCTGATAGGCGAAGCGCCGGGATACTATGAAGAAGTACAGCGGGAACCCTTCGTGGGCCGGGCCGGAGAAAAGCTCAACCAGATTCTGAAAGCCATGGGGCTTTCCAGAGACATGGTTTACATTTCCAACATCGTCAAATTCCGTCCTGCCCTGCCGAACCAGAGAACCAACAACCGCGCCCCTACGCCGGAGGAAATAGAAGCCTGCCTGCCCATCATCATGCATGAAATCCAGGTCATCCAGCCGAAGATGATCATTGCCCTGGGAGGCACCGCCGCAGTCGGCCTGCTGGGGGAACAGGGCTCCGTCAGTTCCATGCGCGGCAGGTTCCACGACCTCAACGGCATTCCCGTGCGCGTCACCTACCACCCCAGCTACCTGCTGAGGTCCGACAATCCGCGGGAAAAGCGCAAGGTATGGGAAGACATGCTGGCCGTGATGGAACGGATGGGCATGCCTGTCTCCGAAAAGCAGCGCGGCTATTTCCTGCCCAGGGAATGA
- a CDS encoding radical SAM protein, which translates to MSFSEELSALTAHPSPLVRRFMSLLEPVGDARLEAMAQESRRLTRLHFGRTIRLFAPIYLSNECINNCKYCGFSRDNPIIRTTLTVDEVVQEARYLHGLGLRSILLVAGEHPKFVSDGYIQKCLDALHPFIPSLGLEIGPLPDDRYAEIVHHGAEQLAVYQETYDREVYETLHTAGMKKNFNWRLDCPERAYQGGFRRIQIGALFGLAPWRREAVALAAHLDYLQKHCWKAALSVAFPRMRPYAGNYEYEPDPELMLDDRHFVQLMTALRICFPKIGMSVSTREPEPMRNALMHLGMTHMSAIARTEPGGYTGVGTATAHLTVRGNVVDLPEEKKGQCKATEQFEISDQRSPEQVVCAIRGAGLEPVWKDWDSGLDVV; encoded by the coding sequence ATGTCCTTCTCTGAAGAATTAAGCGCCCTGACGGCCCATCCCTCTCCCCTCGTGCGCCGTTTCATGTCCCTGCTGGAACCTGTGGGCGACGCCCGGCTGGAGGCGATGGCGCAGGAGAGCCGGCGGCTGACCCGGTTGCATTTCGGCAGGACGATCCGGCTGTTCGCCCCCATCTACTTGTCCAACGAGTGCATCAATAATTGCAAGTATTGCGGCTTTTCCCGGGACAATCCCATCATCCGCACCACCCTGACGGTGGATGAAGTGGTTCAGGAGGCGCGCTACCTGCACGGCCTGGGGCTGCGCAGCATCCTGCTGGTGGCCGGGGAGCATCCCAAGTTCGTTTCGGACGGGTACATTCAGAAATGCCTGGACGCCCTGCATCCGTTCATCCCCTCCCTGGGGCTGGAAATCGGCCCCCTGCCGGATGACCGTTACGCGGAAATCGTGCATCACGGGGCGGAACAATTGGCCGTCTATCAGGAGACCTATGACCGGGAAGTTTACGAAACGCTGCATACGGCGGGGATGAAGAAGAATTTCAACTGGCGGCTGGACTGTCCGGAACGGGCGTACCAGGGCGGGTTCCGGCGCATCCAGATCGGCGCGCTGTTCGGGCTGGCCCCGTGGAGGCGGGAGGCGGTGGCCCTGGCCGCGCATCTGGATTATTTGCAGAAGCACTGCTGGAAAGCCGCCCTTTCCGTGGCTTTTCCGCGCATGCGGCCCTATGCCGGGAATTATGAATATGAGCCTGACCCGGAACTGATGCTGGATGACCGCCATTTTGTCCAGCTTATGACCGCCCTGCGCATCTGCTTCCCGAAGATAGGCATGTCCGTGAGCACCCGTGAGCCGGAGCCCATGAGAAACGCGCTGATGCATCTGGGCATGACCCATATGTCCGCCATTGCCCGGACGGAACCGGGCGGTTATACGGGGGTGGGAACGGCCACGGCCCACCTGACGGTGCGGGGGAACGTGGTGGATTTGCCGGAGGAAAAGAAGGGGCAATGCAAGGCGACGGAGCAATTTGAGATTTCAGACCAGCGTTCTCCGGAACAGGTGGTCTGCGCCATCCGGGGAGCCGGACTGGAACCCGTCTGGAAGGATTGGGATTCAGGGTTGGACGTGGTCTAA